A part of Silvimonas soli genomic DNA contains:
- a CDS encoding trimeric intracellular cation channel family protein, whose protein sequence is MAFPLYFEVMNQIGTAAFAIAGYLVGARKRLDLLGVVIVALLTGIGGGVMRDLLLSRTPRVFLDALPIYTIFATLAVAWVIKLHQRHKGLLRKLFIVADSIGLVAFSLAGAKIGMDFGVNLFGVCFLGFVTAVGGGLVRDMMVNDVPFILHEDFYGTVAILLSVALYLLKGWGLEGAAVEWSLFAIGLTLRLVAHKQDFRLPRVDG, encoded by the coding sequence ATGGCCTTTCCGCTTTATTTTGAAGTCATGAACCAGATCGGCACTGCGGCTTTTGCCATTGCCGGTTATCTGGTGGGCGCGCGCAAGCGGCTGGATTTGCTGGGGGTGGTTATTGTGGCGCTGCTTACCGGCATCGGCGGCGGGGTCATGCGAGACTTGCTGCTCAGCCGTACGCCCCGCGTGTTTCTGGATGCGCTGCCCATTTACACCATCTTTGCCACCTTGGCGGTGGCATGGGTAATCAAGTTGCATCAGCGCCATAAGGGGTTGTTACGCAAGCTGTTTATCGTGGCGGATTCAATCGGGTTGGTGGCTTTTAGTCTGGCGGGCGCCAAAATCGGCATGGATTTTGGCGTGAATCTGTTTGGTGTCTGTTTCCTGGGTTTTGTCACCGCCGTTGGTGGCGGACTGGTGCGCGACATGATGGTGAACGACGTTCCTTTTATCCTGCATGAAGATTTTTACGGCACCGTGGCGATTCTTTTGTCGGTGGCGCTTTACCTGCTTAAAGGCTGGGGACTGGAAGGTGCGGCAGTTGAATGGTCGTTGTTTGCCATTGGCCTGACACTGCGACTGGTTGCCCACAAGCAGGATTTTCGGTTGCCCAGGGTGGACGGATGA
- a CDS encoding CoA pyrophosphatase, with the protein MNSLAPAHGDAPAWADWLRSQLAQAERQTRGDMGLEQARRAAAVLIPIVPYPDGSRIILTERAAHLRHHGGQISFPGGRVDPQDQNPAATALREANEEIGLLPANVQVLGELGTYHTITGFNVTPVVGLVTPGMALQPEPGEVAAILELPWNVLLNPAHYELRWVERRGLRGKSLFVECGGITVWGATAGMLLMLARALGMPGQPLDTTA; encoded by the coding sequence ATGAACTCGCTGGCCCCCGCTCATGGCGATGCGCCAGCCTGGGCGGACTGGCTGCGCAGCCAACTGGCGCAGGCAGAGCGACAGACTCGTGGCGATATGGGACTGGAACAGGCACGTCGTGCCGCCGCAGTGCTGATCCCGATCGTGCCTTACCCGGATGGCAGCCGCATCATTCTGACCGAACGCGCCGCGCATTTGCGCCATCACGGTGGCCAGATCAGTTTTCCGGGCGGGAGGGTTGATCCGCAAGATCAGAACCCGGCGGCCACGGCTTTGCGCGAGGCCAATGAAGAAATCGGGCTATTGCCTGCCAACGTCCAGGTGCTGGGTGAACTAGGCACCTATCACACCATCACCGGCTTCAATGTGACGCCCGTGGTCGGGCTGGTCACTCCCGGAATGGCCTTGCAGCCCGAGCCCGGCGAAGTGGCCGCCATTCTGGAACTACCCTGGAATGTGCTGTTGAACCCCGCTCATTACGAACTGCGCTGGGTGGAACGCCGGGGTTTGCGCGGCAAGAGCCTGTTTGTGGAGTGCGGCGGCATCACCGTGTGGGGTGCTACGGCAGGCATGCTGCTGATGTTGGCGCGGGCACTGGGAATGCCGGGCCAACCCCTGGACACGACGGCCTAG